One Bacillus sp. F19 genomic region harbors:
- a CDS encoding ATP-binding cassette domain-containing protein, producing the protein MSNNIIEVKGLSYSYPGVEINTLNNIDLEIQKGEFVLITGTSGSGKTTLAKCLNGIIPHLAEGKLDGEVIINGKNTQSVPMHSLASEIGMVFQNPEDQIFSIRVEDEIAFGVECQGYTQEVIKERVHYGLQKLRLEDIKKQITFSLSGGQKQKVSIASNLAMLPSILILDDPTTDLDPVSKQEVMDILAELKEEIDTTFLIIEHDLNDLIEFVDRVIIMDEGEILYNGHPSEILYNHFNELDELGIRIPDHIRLGKFLFHKGFKYDSFPISKKEISEWVKDLLVTKKLTLPIYENNLKSSNQEIVAKIEDVNFSYQKDKQILFDINVEVNKGELLAIVGHNGCGKSTLMKNLIGLLKPSEGKVEINNKDTKNYKVQDIILDIGYVFQNPDNQLFCNTVEEEVQFGLKNRGYSEDVISEQVELAINTVGLQKKRKEHPFSLSRGERQRLAVATMLVSDPKIILLDEPTTGQDDQSLKALLTLMEKLVKEKGATVVMITHDMEVVAQYASRVLVIDAGKIVLEGCPKEVFFQNYQKLHSLKLKPPIISQFSAELLEYGFPQVLNWHMFNEEVVNYNQDTKIV; encoded by the coding sequence ATGAGCAATAATATTATTGAGGTGAAAGGCCTAAGTTATTCATACCCCGGGGTAGAAATTAATACATTGAATAATATAGACTTAGAGATCCAGAAGGGCGAGTTTGTCCTCATTACTGGTACAAGCGGAAGTGGCAAGACAACTTTGGCTAAATGCTTAAACGGTATCATTCCTCATCTCGCTGAGGGTAAATTAGATGGAGAAGTAATCATCAACGGAAAGAATACACAAAGTGTGCCTATGCATTCTCTTGCCTCAGAAATAGGAATGGTTTTTCAAAACCCTGAAGACCAAATTTTTTCAATAAGAGTGGAAGATGAAATTGCCTTTGGGGTAGAATGCCAAGGATATACTCAAGAAGTAATAAAAGAACGGGTACACTATGGGCTGCAAAAGCTTAGATTAGAAGATATTAAAAAGCAAATAACGTTCTCTTTATCCGGTGGGCAAAAACAAAAGGTGTCAATTGCAAGTAACTTAGCGATGCTACCATCAATCTTAATTCTTGATGATCCTACAACGGACCTGGATCCAGTCAGCAAACAAGAAGTCATGGATATATTAGCAGAATTAAAGGAAGAAATTGATACGACATTTCTTATTATAGAACATGATTTAAACGATCTTATTGAGTTTGTTGACAGAGTCATCATTATGGATGAAGGAGAAATACTATATAACGGGCATCCGAGCGAAATATTATATAATCATTTTAATGAATTGGATGAGTTAGGAATACGTATTCCAGATCATATACGACTGGGTAAGTTTCTGTTTCACAAAGGGTTTAAATACGATTCCTTTCCTATATCAAAAAAAGAAATTTCTGAGTGGGTTAAAGATTTACTTGTTACTAAGAAATTGACTCTGCCAATATATGAAAATAACTTGAAAAGCAGTAACCAAGAAATCGTTGCTAAAATAGAAGATGTGAACTTCAGTTATCAGAAAGATAAACAAATCCTTTTTGATATTAACGTAGAAGTTAATAAAGGGGAACTTTTAGCCATTGTAGGGCATAATGGATGCGGCAAATCTACATTAATGAAGAATCTAATCGGATTATTAAAGCCATCTGAAGGTAAAGTCGAAATCAATAACAAGGATACTAAAAACTATAAAGTCCAAGATATCATTTTAGATATTGGATATGTTTTTCAAAATCCTGATAATCAGCTATTTTGTAACACTGTTGAGGAGGAAGTCCAATTTGGTTTAAAAAATAGGGGCTATAGTGAAGATGTCATCAGTGAACAAGTAGAACTGGCTATCAATACTGTAGGGCTGCAAAAGAAAAGAAAAGAACATCCTTTTTCCTTAAGCAGAGGGGAACGGCAAAGGTTAGCTGTAGCTACAATGCTAGTTTCAGATCCAAAGATTATCTTGCTGGATGAACCCACCACCGGTCAGGATGATCAAAGCTTAAAAGCTCTCTTAACCTTAATGGAAAAGTTGGTAAAGGAAAAAGGAGCAACAGTGGTCATGATTACTCATGATATGGAAGTAGTTGCTCAATACGCTAGTAGAGTATTAGTCATAGACGCAGGGAAAATTGTACTTGAGGGTTGTCCTAAAGAAGTATTCTTTCAAAACTATCAAAAGCTTCATTCGCTAAAATTAAAGCCACCCATCATCTCTCAGTTTTCAGCAGAATTATTAGAATATGGATTTCCTCAAGTATTAAATTGGCACATGTTTAATGAAGAAGTGGTAAATTATAACCAAGATACTAAGATTGTATAA
- a CDS encoding GNAT family N-acetyltransferase — protein MKVIETNRLVLRWISTDDAEFILELLNEPSWFQFIGDKGVRTLEDARNYILKGPVEMYDRLGFGLYLTELKEEGIPIGICGLIKRDALEDVDIGFAFLSRFWAKGYAYESASAVMAYGKDVLGLNRIVAITSPNNHSSAKLLEKLGLQFERMVKFSNDSQEVRLFANEI, from the coding sequence TTGAAAGTTATTGAAACAAATCGATTAGTACTTCGTTGGATATCAACTGATGATGCGGAGTTTATACTTGAGCTTTTGAATGAGCCTTCATGGTTCCAGTTTATCGGGGATAAGGGTGTGAGAACCCTCGAAGATGCGCGAAATTATATTTTGAAAGGACCCGTTGAAATGTATGATCGTTTGGGGTTCGGTCTGTATTTGACCGAATTGAAAGAGGAAGGTATTCCTATTGGGATCTGCGGTCTGATAAAAAGGGATGCCTTGGAAGATGTGGATATTGGATTTGCCTTTCTTTCCAGGTTTTGGGCGAAAGGATATGCCTATGAGTCAGCCTCTGCAGTAATGGCGTATGGAAAAGACGTTTTAGGTCTTAATCGCATAGTGGCTATAACTTCTCCAAACAATCACAGTTCTGCTAAACTACTTGAAAAGCTGGGGTTGCAATTTGAACGAATGGTTAAGTTTTCTAATGATTCTCAAGAGGTTAGGTTGTTTGCGAATGAAATCTAA
- a CDS encoding energy-coupling factor transporter transmembrane protein EcfT, which produces MAAIDFVSNLDENTWVHKLDPRAKLLLILSFVIIPLLFMNPVYLTSILMLGLPLWFAAKIKIKPILPLLVTIVILAMSAIVFATFYNYNQPNANILFSIGSLQATDIGLYSGLILGYRIAIPCFMTIILILTTDPALLAKGLMKMKVPISVAFMFLGTLRFFPLVFEELTNISNAQTIRGVNKKGIRGSWNSFRLAVFPLLINSLRRSRTMGLAVESKGFSKMAWKEYYQDMKFSNIDTFITILTIIFLIVALYVRFVLGLGADNSVVL; this is translated from the coding sequence GTGGCTGCAATTGATTTTGTTTCCAACTTGGATGAAAATACGTGGGTCCATAAATTGGACCCAAGAGCTAAATTACTTTTAATATTGAGTTTTGTAATTATTCCACTCTTATTCATGAATCCAGTTTATTTAACTTCCATTCTAATGTTGGGGTTGCCGTTATGGTTTGCAGCGAAGATTAAGATTAAGCCAATCCTTCCATTGCTCGTAACGATCGTAATACTTGCAATGTCTGCGATTGTTTTTGCCACTTTTTATAACTACAACCAACCAAATGCTAACATCCTTTTTTCAATTGGCTCACTTCAAGCAACCGATATTGGCCTATATTCCGGCCTGATCCTTGGTTATAGGATTGCCATTCCTTGTTTTATGACGATCATTTTAATTTTAACAACAGACCCCGCTCTATTGGCAAAAGGATTAATGAAAATGAAGGTACCTATCAGTGTTGCATTTATGTTTTTGGGTACCCTGCGATTTTTCCCTCTAGTGTTCGAGGAATTAACCAATATATCAAATGCCCAAACAATTAGAGGAGTAAATAAGAAGGGGATAAGAGGAAGTTGGAACAGTTTCAGATTGGCTGTTTTTCCCTTATTAATTAACTCTTTGAGAAGAAGCAGAACAATGGGTCTTGCCGTTGAAAGTAAGGGGTTCAGTAAAATGGCATGGAAAGAATACTATCAGGATATGAAATTCTCAAATATCGATACGTTTATTACCATTTTAACGATTATTTTCTTAATTGTTGCTTTATATGTAAGATTTGTTTTGGGGTTAGGTGCAGATAATTCAGTCGTCTTATAG